The DNA region ACGATTGCTACCACGAACTCGGCCTGGCGCCCGGCTCGTCCGATGCCGAGGTCAAGGCCGCCTGGCGGCGGCTGGCCGCGCGCTGGCACCCGGACCGCAACGCCAGCCCGCAGGCGCTGCGCAAGATCCAGCAGATCAACCGCGCCCTGGACGAGATCCGCCGCGCCCGCGACGAGGCGGCGGCCGAAGCGGCGGCCGCGACCGAAGCCAGCGAGGCCAACGAGGCCAACGAGGCGAACGAGCCTGACGAGGCGCCCGACTCGGCGATGGACACGCTGCAGGAGCACACCGTCGCGGTCACGCTCGACGAGGTGGTGGCCGGCTGCAGCAGGGAGGTACGCGGCGAGGTCGTGGACGATTGCGCCGAGTGCGCCGGCAGCGGGCTGCAGGCGCACGCGAGCAGCTGCAGCGAATGCGGCGGCGCCGGCCAGGTGCGCCAGCCGTTCTGGTTCGGCTGGGGCGCATCCCTGGTGGAGTGCAGCGCCTGCCGCGGCCACGGCAGCACCCGCCAGGGCTGCCCCGCCTGCGACGCCACCGGCAAGGCGGCGCCGCGCAAGTACCGCGGCCACGTCGACATTCCCGCCGGCGTGCGCGACGGCGACCTGCTCGACGGCACCGCCCGGGTCCAGGGCCGGGATGCCAGGCAGCCGCAGCGGGTGCGCGTGCGGGTGCGGCTGGAACCCCATGCCCTGTTCGAGGCCGAGGCCGACGGGACCGTGCGGCTCGAACTGCCGGTGGACGGCTTCGCCTGGATGGCCAACCGCTGGATCGACGTGCCGACGCCGCACGGCCTGCGCCAGATGAAGCTGCTGCGCGGCGCGGCCAACTACCGCATCAAGGGTGCCGGCCTGCCGTGGCAGCCCGGCGGCGCGGCGGCCGACTGCATCGTCACGGTCGTGCCCACCTTCCCGGCCGAATTCAGCCGCGCGCAGGAGGCGGCGGTCGACCGCCTGGTGGCCAGCAACTCCGGCGCGCCCGGCACCGCGGCCCATGAGCGCCTGGCGGCCTGGCAGCGCCGGGTGGACCGCTGGCAGGGACAGGCGACGCCGCGCGAACGCAAGCGGCGCTGAGCAGCGCCCGGCCCGCGGCGGACCGCCTCACACCATGTCGGGCGCGGACAGCGAGGGCGTCTCGGCGATGCGGGCGGAGATCGCGGCGCAGGCCGCGAGCAGCGGTGCCACGTAGGCCCGCTCGGGGTCGTCCTTCTGCCGGAACATCAGCGTGCTGACGCTGATGGCGGCCACCGGCGTGCCGCCATGGCCCCGGATCACGCCGCCGAAGCAGTAGATCGCCGACTCGTTCTCCTCGTCGTCGACCGACCAGCCGCGCGCGCGCGTCGCGTCCAGCTGCTGGCGCAGGCTGGCGCGGTCGGCCACGGTCTTGGGCGTGTGGCGGCGCAGCTCCAGTCCCTTGAGCACGCCGTCCAGGACGCCGGGCTCGAGCGCGGCCAGGTAGGCCTTGCCCACCGCCGTCGAGTGCATGGAGACGCTGGTCCCGATGCGCGAGGCCATGCGCACGGCGCTGGGACTTTCCAGCTTCTCGATGTAGACCATGGTGTTGCCGTTGGGCACGGCCAGGTGCACGGTCTCGCCGGTGAGGTCGCGCAGCCGCTTGAGCTCGTCGGCCGCGACCAGCCGCAGTTCGGAGCGCCCCCAGCTGCGGCTGGCCAGCTGGATCAGGCGCGGGCCCAGGGCCAGGCCGCTGCCGCCCTGCCCCTCCACCAGCAGCCGCTCGGCCAGCAGGCCGGCGACGATGCGGTGCACCGTGGGCCGCGGGTAGCCGCTGGCGCGCACCAGCCCGGCCACGGTCGGGCGCTCGCGGCCCTCGGGCCAGTCGGCCACCAGCTGCAGCACGTGCATGAATTTCGAGAACGACGCCGTGCCGGCGACCTGGGCCGCCGGCGACGCGGCGTCGCCAGGATCGGCGGGCGGCAGGAAGGGATCGGACATCGGTCGCAGCAGGATGGAACTCCCGGATGGTAATGACCGGCGCCGCCCCTGGAACGCCAGCGTGTCAGGACACCATGTAGCCGCCGTCCACCGGCAACACGACGCCGGTCATGAAGGCGGCTGCCGGCGTGCACAGGAACATGGCTGCCCGCGCCACGTCGTCGGGCGTGCCCCAGCGCGCCAGCGGCGTGCGCGCCAGGATGGGGCCGGCGCGGGCCGGGTCGTCCTGCAGCGCCTGGGTGAGCGGCGTCGCGATCCAGCCCGGCGCCACCGCGTTGACGCGGATGCCGTCCGGTGCGTAGGCGATGGCCAGCGACTTGGTCAGCTGGGCCACCCCGCCCTTGCTGGCCGAGTAGCCCGGCACCAGGCCGCCGCCGAAGAAGCTCAGCATCGACGCGGTGTTGACGATGCAGCCGCGCCGTGCCTTGAGCCGTTCGCGCGCCGCGGTGCACACGCGCATGGTCCCGGTGAGGTTGACGGCCAGCACCTGCTCGAACACCTCGAGGTCGTGCTCGGCACCGCGCTTGATGATGCCGGCGCAGTTGAAGACGATGTCCAGTTCGCCGATGTCGGCCAGCGCCGCGTCCAGGTCGGCGCTGGAGGTGACGTCGGCCTGGCGCACCTGCACCGCCGCCTGCAGGGTGCCGTCGCCGGCGCCGAGACCCAGGGCCGTCACCTGCGCGCCCAGCGCGGCCAGGTGGTTGGCGATGGTGGCGCCGATGCCCTGGGTGGCACCGGCCACCAGCGCGCGCTTGCCGTTGAACAGGCCAGGCTGGTAGGTCATGGCCGGCCTCAGTTCTTGATGCCCAGCTTGGTGATCAGCGACTTGAAGTAGGCGTTGTCGCGGGCGATCACCGCCTTGAAGGCCGCGTCGTCGGCGTAGACGAAGCCCAGGTTCTGCTTGTCCAGGGTTTCGCGGAACGCCGGCTCGCTCGACGCGTTGAGGGCCAGCTTCTTCAGGTAGGCCACCACCTCGGGCGGCGTGTTCTTGGGCGCCGCGATGCCGCGCCAGGTGCCAATGCTCAGGTCGATCTTGCGCTCCTTGAGCGTGGGCACCTTGTCGAAGCCCTTGACGCGCTGGTCGGCCATCACGGCCAGGGTCTTGAGCTTGCCGGCCGCCACGTAGGTGCTGACCTCGGCCGGGCTGACGGCCGCCGCATCGACGTGGCCGCCCAGCAGCGCCAGCACGCCGGGGCCGGCGCCCTGGAACGGGACGTGGTTGAACTTCACGCCGGTCTTTTCCTCCAGCGCGGCGGCGGCCAGGTGCCAGATCGAGCCATTGCCGGCATTGGCCACGCCGATCTTGCCCGGGTCCTTCTTCGCGGCGGCCAGGAACTCCTCGATCGTGTTCCAGGGCGCATCGGCGCGCACGGTGATGGCAGCCGGGTCGGCGTTGAGCTGGGCGATGGGCTGCAGGTCCTCGTAGGAGATCTTGCCGATGCCCATGTGCGGCAGCGTGGCCAGTTCCACCGTGATGACCGCGAGGCGGTAGCCGTCGGGCTTGGCGGCGGCGACGTCCTGCCAGCCGATCGAGCCGCTGGCGCCGGGCTTGTTCACGATGATCATGCTTTGCGGCATGTGCTTGCGGCTGGCATCGGCGAACGAACGCGCCAGGGCGTCGGTGCCGCCACCGGGCTGGAACGGCACGACCAGCTCGATCGGGCGGCTCGGGAAGTCGGTCTGCGCCTGCGCGACGCCGGCCCCGAGGGCCAGCAGGGCAGCGAGGGCCGTCAGGCCGCGGCGGGTACGGTTGAAGGTCATGGAAGTCTCCATCGGGTTGTTGCTGAAGTCAGCGGTTGGGGTCGGTGCAGGGACCTGCACCGGGAATCGGATCGCTTGCGGGTCTCAGTAGGTGGCGCGGCCGCCCGACAGGTCGAACACCGCGCCGGTGCTGAAGCTGCAGGAGCCGGAACACAGCCAGGCCACCATCTCGGCGACCTCGGGCGGCTCGCCCAGGCGCCGCATCGGGCTCTTGTCGACCATGGTCTGCACGTGGGCGGGCGCCATCTGGTCGAGGATGGCGGTGCGCACCGCCGCCGGCGCGATGGCGTTGACCAGGATGCCGGTGGTCGCCAGTTCCTTGCCCAGCGACTTGGTCAGGGCCAGCACCCCGGCCTTGGCCGCGCTGTAGGCCGACGCGTTGGGCGTGCCTTCCTTGCCGGCTAGCGAGGCGATGTTGACGATGCGTCCCTGCCCGGCGCGCCGCATCAGCGGCACCACGGCGCGGCACACGTTGAAGACGCCGACCAGGTTGACGTCGACGATGCGCGTCCACTGCGCGGGGTCGTAGTCATCCAGCGGCACCGTGGGGCCCGCGAAGCCGGCGCTGTTGACCAGGAAGTCGATGCGGCCCCAGCGCGCCGCCGTGGCGGCCGCGGCGGCGTCGACCGCGGCGCGGTCGGTGACGTCCACTGCCAGGGCCGTGCCCGCCTCGTCGGCCGGCGCCAGGTCCCAGGACACGACCGTCGCGCCGGCCTGGCGCAACTGCCGCCCCACCTCGGCGCCGATGCCGCTGGCGCCGCCGGTGACGACCGCGACCCGGCCCGCGAAGTCGTACTTCGCCTTGTCGTCCGCCATGGCGTTCAGCGGATGAACTGGTCGGTGAAGTCGGCGCCGAGGCCGACGGCCTCGTAGTGCTTGCGGCACATGTCGATCTTGGTGAAGACGTCCTCGTAGCCCATGCCCTTGCCCCAGGGGTCGGTGTAGTACATGACACCGTTGACCTGGAAGTAGGTGATCATTTCCTCGACGTCTTCCGGCACGTAGAGCGTGTGGGTCTCGCCGGGCGGCTCGAACACGTAGCTGCCCTCGGTGGCTTCCCAGTCGTGCTCCAGGTACTTCCAGCGGCCCTTGAGCACGAAGCCGTGCACGGCCTGCGGGTGGCGGTGCCGGCTCAGCACGCCGGACTTGCGCACCTTCAGCAGATTCATCCAGTAGCCCTGGCTGGCGTTCAGGCACAGCGGGCGGAACCAGACGTTCTCCGCCTGCGGCACCCAGACCCGGTCGTCCGTCGGGATGGCGTTCGGCACCACGATCTCGGGCAGGGCCTCGCGCGGGTTCGGGTACTGGTAGGGCGTCATCGGCTCGGGATCGGCGCGGTCAACGGGCATGCGGCTCCTTCAAAGGGTTCGTCCACATATTGGACAGTTATCCACATTGTAGACAGGCCTAGGGTTTTGGAGCCCTGGGATAACCCTGATCAAGGTGACAAGGCGTGGCTCGAGCGGGGCGCCGGCGACCCGGGCTCCGGGATCCATCAGACCGATGTGCGGGAAAGGGAAGGCCGCGGCATCGCGGCCTCCAGCGTGGGCTGACGGGCGTGCGGCCGCAGCAGCGGCCGCGGCGCGCCGCAAGACCGGCGCGTGAGGCAGCGCCCCACGCACCGGTCAGCCGGCCATTAGTCGACGTCGAGCTTCAGCGGCGCGATCACCTTGCGCCAGGTGGCGGTCTCCGCCTCGACGAAGCGGACCAGGTCGGCCTGCGTGCCGCCCCCCGCCACCGCGCCCTCGGCCGACAGCCGGCTCTTGAAGGCGGGCGTCTCCAGCGCGCGGTTGCTGGCCGCGTTCAGCCGGTCCAGCACCGGCTGCGGCGTGCCCGCCGGCGCGACCAGCGCGTACCACGAGGTCGCGACCACGCTGGGATAGCCCGACTCGACGAAGGTCGGCACGTCGGGCGCGGCCGGCACGCGCGCATCGCCGGTGATCGCCAGCGCCTTCAGGCGCTTCTGCTGCACCAGCGGCAGCGCCGTGTTGATGCCGTCGAAGTGCATCTGCACGTGGCCGGCCATGGCGTCGGCGTTGGCCGGTGCGCTGCCCTTGTACTGCACGATGGTCAGGTCGGGGACGTTGGCCGCCGCCTTGAACATCTCGCCCACCAGGTGCGCCGAGCCGCCCGTTCCCTGCCCGGCCAGGTTCACCTCGCCGGGCTTGGCGCGGTAGTACTCCAGCATCTCCTTGACCGTGTTCGGCGGGAACGCCGGCGACGCCACCAGCATGAAGGGCGCCTTGGCCAGCAGCGACACCGGCACCAGCTTCTCGGGCCGGTAGGGCATCTTCTTGAGCAGCACCGGGTTGATGGCCAGCGTGCTCACCGTGGCCATCATCAGCGTGTAGCCGTCGGGCGGCGAACTGGCCACGAACTGGGAGCCGAACACGGTGCCGGCACCCGGCTTGTTCTCGATGACGAACGGCTGCCCGAACTCGTCCTTCAGGTGCTCGCCAAGCAGCCGCGCCAGGATGTCGGTGGTGCCGCCGGGCGGGTACGGCACGACGATGCGCACCGGCCGCGCCGGCCACGGCTGCGCCGTCTGCGCGGCCGCCGGCAGGGCCGCGCAGGCCGCCAGCACGCTCAGGGCCGCGCCGCAGAACCGCAGGAAGGGAGTCGTTCGCATGGCTTGCTCCTTGGGGACAGTGGAAGGCGGAAGACCAGGACCGGGGCCGCGTCAGCAGCCCTCGCCGTAGACCGCGCGCGCCTGCTCGGCGCCGAGGAATCCCTGCTCGACGTCGACGTCGACGGCCGCGCGCGCCCGCTCGTGCGGGTCGCCGTAGCCGGCGCCGCCCGAGGTGGTGATGGTCACCAGGTCGCCGCGCTGCAGGCGCACCGTGTGGCGCAGGTCCAGCGGCAGCTCGCGCCCCGCCCGCACCAGCGTGGCGCTGGCCCGGCTGCCGCTGCGGCCGCCGAACAGGCCGTCGGGGGCGATGCGGAAGCGGTCGCCATAGAGCGAGAAATCGACGCCGTCCTGCAGCACCTCGTACTGGCGGAACAGCCCGGCGCCGCCGCGGTGCCGGCCATGGCCGAACGAGTCGCGGGCCAGCCCGTAGGACACGATGCGGAAATGCTCGAATTCCATGTCGAGCGCCTCCACCGGCGAGTTGGTGGTGTTCGACAGCGACGCCGCGATGCCGTCGGCGCCGTCGCTGGCGGCGCTGGCGCCGAAGCCGCCGCCATAGGTCTCCAGGCAGACCCGGTAGCGGCCGTCGGCCAGCCGCGCCAGGCAGGTGATCAGGGCGGCATCGAAGCCCGAGGAGATGACCTTGTCCGGCACCACCTGGGCCAGCGCCTTCATCACGGCGCAGTAGGCGCGGTAGCACGGTTCCATGCGGGCCCGCACCGGCGCGGGCGGGCGCGGGTTGAGGATGCTGCCCAGCGGCACGTCCACGCTGACCGGGCGGAAGCTGCCCTCGTTGAACGGCACGTCCGAGCCCACCAGCACGCCCTTCAGGCAGCTCATGACCGCCGAGAACGTCGACGCCCAGGGCGCGTTGATGTTGCGGGTGACCTGGGCGTCGGTGCCCTCGAAGCCGATCCGCAGCGAGTCGCCGGCCACCGTGACCTGGGCCCGGATCCAGACCGGCTGGTCGTGCACGCCGTCGTCGTCCATGGCGTCCTCGCCGCAGTAGGTGCCGTCCGGGATCTCGCGGATGGCGGCGCGCAGCTGCGACTCGGCATGGTCGGTCAGCGCCACCATCACCTGGCGCACGGTGGCCACGCCGTAGCGCCGGCACAGCTGGCGCACGCGCTCGATCCCGATGCGGTTGGCCGAGAACTGGGCGTTGAAGTCGCCCAGCGTCTGCTCGGGCACGCGGACATTGGCGCGCAGCAGCCGCTCGAAGTTGCCGCCCTGCCAGTCGCGCTCGTAGTCGAAACGCATCGGCGGCAGCAGCAGCCCCTCCTGGTAGACGTCGGTGGCCGAGTTGTTCAGGCCGGCACCACCGCCGCCGAGGTCCAGGTGGTGGGCGACGGTGCCGGAGAACGCCACCAGCTCGCCGTCGACGAACACCGGCAGGAAGATGAACACGTCCTGCAGGTGCTGGCCGCCGTGGAACGGGTGGTTGTTGACCAGGAAATCGCTCTCGCGCAGCGTGTCGGCCGGGAAGGCGTCCAGGCAGGCCCGCAGGGTGACGCCCATCGATCCGAGCTGCATCGGGATCATCTCGGCCTGGGCGATGACGTTGCCGGTCCGGTCCAGGATGGCGGCCGAGGCGTCGCGGGCCTCGCGCACGATGGTGGAATAGGCCGAGCGCACCAGCTTGATGCCCATCTCGCGGGCGGCGGCGGCCAGCGCCTGGCTGACCACGGCGTAGTCGACGGGATCGAGGGCCATCAGGTTGCTCCCTTGCGTTGCAGGACCAGGTTGCAGGCGTCGTCGTTGCGGGCCGACCAGCCGGGCGGGACGTAGATCGTGGCGGTCTCGTCCTCCAGCAGCAGCGGCCCGGGCACCTCGCCGCGCGCCAGCAGCTGGCCGCGCGTGGCCACCGCGCAGGCGTGGCGGGTGCGCCACTCGTAGACCTCGGTGCTGCCGAGCGGGCCGGGGTCGGCCGCCAGCGAGCGGCGCGGCAGGTCGACCATCTCGGGCGCGGACGCGCCGAGCCGGAAGCCCACGATCTCCAGCGGCTTGCCAGCCGCCCCGCCGCGGCTGAAGTACACCTGCTCGTGGGTGGCCAGGAAGGCCTCCTGCAGCGCCGCCTCGGTCAGCCCGGGCAGCGCCGCCGGATCGACCGGCACGTCCAGCTCGAAGGCCTGGCCGACGAAGCGCATCTGCAGCGTCAGCGTGTAGCGGCACTGCGCCGCCACGCCCAGGGCGGCGAAGCGCTGCTCGACGGCCGTGCGCTGGGTCGCGAAGACCTCGCGCACCGCCGCCGGCGCCTGCGCATCGATGCGCACGCGCCGCGTCAGCACCTCGTACTGGGTGAACTCCGCCGCCACCAGGCCGAAGGCCGACAGCACGCCGGCGTCGGCCGGGATCACCACTGTCGCGATGCCCAGCTCCTCGGCGATGCGGGCCGCATGCAGCGGCCCCGCGCCGCCGAACGGCACCAGCACGTAGTCGCGCGGGTCCTCGCCCAGCTCGGTCGAGATCAGCTGCACGGCGCGCACCACGTTGGCGTCGGCGATGCGCACCGCGTCATCGGCCATCTGCTGCACCTCGACGCGGTAGGTCGCCGCCAGCTCCTCGAAGGCGCGCCGCGAGGCGGCGGCGTCCAGCGCCATGCGCCCGCCGAGGAAGGCCTTGGGCCGGATGGTGCCGCGCACCACGTGGGCGTCGGTGATGGTGGGCTGCACGCCGCCGCGGCCGTAGCAGGCCGGGCCGGGGTCGGCGCCGGCCGAGCGCGGACCGACGTGCAGCATGCCGCCGCTGTCGCTCCAGACGATGCTGCCGCCGCCGGCGCCGACCGAGGCGATGTCGACCACCGGCGTGCGCACCGGCAGGCCGTCGACGGCGGTGCCGGAGGTGACCGCCGGCTGGCCGTCGGCGACCAGGCAGACGTCGGTGCTGGTGCCGCCCATGTCGAGCGTGATCAGGTTGCGGTAGCCGGACAGGCCGGCCACCCGCACCGCGCCGGTGACGCCGCCGGCCGGGCCCGAGAACAGCGCCGTGATGGCGTTGCGCCGGATCGCGGCGGCCGGCAGGCGGCCGCCGTTGGACTGCATGACGGAGAAGCGGCCGCGGAAGCCGTTGGCCTGCAGCCGCTCCTCGAAGCGGCCCAGGTAACGGTCGATCACGGGCTGCACGTAGGCCGACAGCGCGGTCGTGGAGGCGCGCTCGTATTCGCGGAACTCGCGGCTCACCTCGCTGGAGCAGCTCACGTGCAGGTCGGGCCGGTGCCGGCGCAGCCAGGCCGCCAGCGCCTGCTCGTGCGCCGGATCGACGTAGGCGTTGAGCAGGCAGATCGCCACCGCCTGGTACGGCCGCGCGAACAGGAATGCGTCGAGCTGGGGGCCGAGCGCGTCCAGGTCGAGCCGCTGCGCCACGCTGCCGTCGGCCAGCCGGCGCTCGGGCACCTCGAACACGTCGCGCCGCTGCACCACCGGGGCCGGCTTGGCATAGCGCAGCTCGTAGACCTTGGGCCGGTCCTGGCGCTGCACCAGCAGCAGGTCGGCGAAGCCCTGGGTCACCAGCAGCGCGGTGAGCGCACCCTTGCGCTCCAGCACGGCGTTGGTGGCGACGGTGGAGCCGTGCACCAGGTCGCCCATCGCCGCCAGCGGGATGCCGGCCGCCTCGAAGGCGGCGAACACGCCCTCCTCCGGCCGCCCCGGCACGCTGGGCACCTTGGCGATGCGCACCGTGCTGCCCTGCAGCGCGACCAGGTCGGTGAAGGTGCCGCCGACCTCGACGCCGACACGCCAGTCGGCCGTCATGGCGCCGCCCCCGGGGCCACGGCCGCCGTGACGATGATCTCCACCAGGATGTCGGGCGCGGCCAGCCCGGCCTGGATGGTGGCCCGCGCCGGCGCCTGGCCGGCGGGGATCCAGGCTTCCCACAGCTCGTTCAGGGCGGCGAAGTCACGCGCCGGGTCCTTCAGGACCACCAGGGCCGACAGCAGCCGGGTGCGGTCGCTGCCGGCGTCCTGCAGGTGCTGCTCGAGGCGGTCGAACACCTGCGCGAGCTGGCCGCGGATGTCCTGCGAACGGTCGGGCGCGGTGATGCCGGCCAGCCAGGCCACGCCGTTGTGGATGACCGCCCGGCTCAGGCGCGGCCCGGGCTGGATTCTCTGGATGTCCATGGGTCCTTGTCTCCTCTTGTTCGTCAACGCCACACGTCGTCCACGCGGTCCCAGCTGCCGGCGCGCAGGTCGGGCTTGGCCGCGATCAGTTCCTGCTTGCGCACCTTGCCCGAGGCCGTGCGCGGGAACTCCTGCAGGTACTCCACATAGCGCGGCACCTTGAAGGCGGCCAGGAACTGCCTGGCGTAGTCGGTGATGCGCTGCGGCGGCAGGTCGGCCGGCTGCAGCCCGGGCTGCAGGATCACGCAGGCCTTGACCTCCTCCTTGCGCAGCTCGTCGGGGACCGGGATCACGGCGACGTCGGCGATCTCCGGCAGCCCGCGCAGCACCGATTCGACCTCGCGCGCCGGGATGTTCTCGGAGCTGCGCCGGATCATGTCCTTCACCCGGCCGACGATGAACAGCCAGCCGTCCTCGTCCTGGCGGAACAGGTCGCCGGTGCGGAACCAGCCGTCCTGGAAGGCGTCGCGGCTGGCGTCCGGCCGGTTGTAGTAGCCCAGCAGGATGCCGCTGCCGCGCACCTGCAGCTCGCCGATGGTGCCGGGCGGCACGACCCGGCCCGCCTCGTCGACCACCCGCACCTCGCGGAACGGGCCGACGACACCGCACGATCCACTGCCCGTCATCTGGGCCGCCTCGATCGGCACGAACATGGTGGAGCCGATCTCGGTCATGCCGAAGGCCTCGCGGGCGTTCAGGTTGAAGCGCCGCTCCACCTCGGCATGGATGACGGGCCGCAGGCCGTACACGTTGGCGCGCCGGACCTGGTTGGCGCCGTCCAGCGGCAGCGGCGGCTGCTTGTAGGCGGGCTCGGCCGGCAGCTGGCAGAACTGGATGCGGTGCTCGTGCAGCCAGGTGCTGAAGCGGCTGGCGCTCTGGCGCGCGGCGACGAACAGGGTGGCCCGCTGGTAGAACGTCATCAGCAGCAGCCACTGCGGGTCCATGTAATAGAACGGCGTGGAAGTCAGGATGCGTTCGTAGCGCAGGCCATCGCGGGCCGAGTTGATCTTGCCGATGGTCACCCAGTAGCGCTGCGTGAGCAGGCAGCCCTTGGGAAAGCCGGTGGTGCCCGACGTGTACTGGATGTTGCACAGGTCGTCGGGGCCCACCGGCTCCGGTGCGACGAAGCCGGCCTCGCCGGCCCCGAGCACGGCCTCCCAGCTCTGCTGCGCGGGCCGTCCCGTCCCCACCACCACCGTGCGGCCGGCGTCCAGCCCGTCCGGCCAGCGCGC from Ramlibacter pinisoli includes:
- a CDS encoding DnaJ domain-containing protein: MNVDDCYHELGLAPGSSDAEVKAAWRRLAARWHPDRNASPQALRKIQQINRALDEIRRARDEAAAEAAAATEASEANEANEANEPDEAPDSAMDTLQEHTVAVTLDEVVAGCSREVRGEVVDDCAECAGSGLQAHASSCSECGGAGQVRQPFWFGWGASLVECSACRGHGSTRQGCPACDATGKAAPRKYRGHVDIPAGVRDGDLLDGTARVQGRDARQPQRVRVRVRLEPHALFEAEADGTVRLELPVDGFAWMANRWIDVPTPHGLRQMKLLRGAANYRIKGAGLPWQPGGAAADCIVTVVPTFPAEFSRAQEAAVDRLVASNSGAPGTAAHERLAAWQRRVDRWQGQATPRERKRR
- a CDS encoding IclR family transcriptional regulator codes for the protein MSDPFLPPADPGDAASPAAQVAGTASFSKFMHVLQLVADWPEGRERPTVAGLVRASGYPRPTVHRIVAGLLAERLLVEGQGGSGLALGPRLIQLASRSWGRSELRLVAADELKRLRDLTGETVHLAVPNGNTMVYIEKLESPSAVRMASRIGTSVSMHSTAVGKAYLAALEPGVLDGVLKGLELRRHTPKTVADRASLRQQLDATRARGWSVDDEENESAIYCFGGVIRGHGGTPVAAISVSTLMFRQKDDPERAYVAPLLAACAAISARIAETPSLSAPDMV
- a CDS encoding SDR family NAD(P)-dependent oxidoreductase; the protein is MTYQPGLFNGKRALVAGATQGIGATIANHLAALGAQVTALGLGAGDGTLQAAVQVRQADVTSSADLDAALADIGELDIVFNCAGIIKRGAEHDLEVFEQVLAVNLTGTMRVCTAARERLKARRGCIVNTASMLSFFGGGLVPGYSASKGGVAQLTKSLAIAYAPDGIRVNAVAPGWIATPLTQALQDDPARAGPILARTPLARWGTPDDVARAAMFLCTPAAAFMTGVVLPVDGGYMVS
- a CDS encoding Bug family tripartite tricarboxylate transporter substrate binding protein; its protein translation is MTFNRTRRGLTALAALLALGAGVAQAQTDFPSRPIELVVPFQPGGGTDALARSFADASRKHMPQSMIIVNKPGASGSIGWQDVAAAKPDGYRLAVITVELATLPHMGIGKISYEDLQPIAQLNADPAAITVRADAPWNTIEEFLAAAKKDPGKIGVANAGNGSIWHLAAAALEEKTGVKFNHVPFQGAGPGVLALLGGHVDAAAVSPAEVSTYVAAGKLKTLAVMADQRVKGFDKVPTLKERKIDLSIGTWRGIAAPKNTPPEVVAYLKKLALNASSEPAFRETLDKQNLGFVYADDAAFKAVIARDNAYFKSLITKLGIKN
- a CDS encoding SDR family NAD(P)-dependent oxidoreductase — encoded protein: MADDKAKYDFAGRVAVVTGGASGIGAEVGRQLRQAGATVVSWDLAPADEAGTALAVDVTDRAAVDAAAAATAARWGRIDFLVNSAGFAGPTVPLDDYDPAQWTRIVDVNLVGVFNVCRAVVPLMRRAGQGRIVNIASLAGKEGTPNASAYSAAKAGVLALTKSLGKELATTGILVNAIAPAAVRTAILDQMAPAHVQTMVDKSPMRRLGEPPEVAEMVAWLCSGSCSFSTGAVFDLSGGRATY
- a CDS encoding 2,4'-dihydroxyacetophenone dioxygenase family protein codes for the protein MPVDRADPEPMTPYQYPNPREALPEIVVPNAIPTDDRVWVPQAENVWFRPLCLNASQGYWMNLLKVRKSGVLSRHRHPQAVHGFVLKGRWKYLEHDWEATEGSYVFEPPGETHTLYVPEDVEEMITYFQVNGVMYYTDPWGKGMGYEDVFTKIDMCRKHYEAVGLGADFTDQFIR
- a CDS encoding Bug family tripartite tricarboxylate transporter substrate binding protein — its product is MRTTPFLRFCGAALSVLAACAALPAAAQTAQPWPARPVRIVVPYPPGGTTDILARLLGEHLKDEFGQPFVIENKPGAGTVFGSQFVASSPPDGYTLMMATVSTLAINPVLLKKMPYRPEKLVPVSLLAKAPFMLVASPAFPPNTVKEMLEYYRAKPGEVNLAGQGTGGSAHLVGEMFKAAANVPDLTIVQYKGSAPANADAMAGHVQMHFDGINTALPLVQQKRLKALAITGDARVPAAPDVPTFVESGYPSVVATSWYALVAPAGTPQPVLDRLNAASNRALETPAFKSRLSAEGAVAGGGTQADLVRFVEAETATWRKVIAPLKLDVD
- a CDS encoding hydantoinase B/oxoprolinase family protein, with the protein product MALDPVDYAVVSQALAAAAREMGIKLVRSAYSTIVREARDASAAILDRTGNVIAQAEMIPMQLGSMGVTLRACLDAFPADTLRESDFLVNNHPFHGGQHLQDVFIFLPVFVDGELVAFSGTVAHHLDLGGGGAGLNNSATDVYQEGLLLPPMRFDYERDWQGGNFERLLRANVRVPEQTLGDFNAQFSANRIGIERVRQLCRRYGVATVRQVMVALTDHAESQLRAAIREIPDGTYCGEDAMDDDGVHDQPVWIRAQVTVAGDSLRIGFEGTDAQVTRNINAPWASTFSAVMSCLKGVLVGSDVPFNEGSFRPVSVDVPLGSILNPRPPAPVRARMEPCYRAYCAVMKALAQVVPDKVISSGFDAALITCLARLADGRYRVCLETYGGGFGASAASDGADGIAASLSNTTNSPVEALDMEFEHFRIVSYGLARDSFGHGRHRGGAGLFRQYEVLQDGVDFSLYGDRFRIAPDGLFGGRSGSRASATLVRAGRELPLDLRHTVRLQRGDLVTITTSGGAGYGDPHERARAAVDVDVEQGFLGAEQARAVYGEGC
- a CDS encoding hydantoinase/oxoprolinase family protein — translated: MTADWRVGVEVGGTFTDLVALQGSTVRIAKVPSVPGRPEEGVFAAFEAAGIPLAAMGDLVHGSTVATNAVLERKGALTALLVTQGFADLLLVQRQDRPKVYELRYAKPAPVVQRRDVFEVPERRLADGSVAQRLDLDALGPQLDAFLFARPYQAVAICLLNAYVDPAHEQALAAWLRRHRPDLHVSCSSEVSREFREYERASTTALSAYVQPVIDRYLGRFEERLQANGFRGRFSVMQSNGGRLPAAAIRRNAITALFSGPAGGVTGAVRVAGLSGYRNLITLDMGGTSTDVCLVADGQPAVTSGTAVDGLPVRTPVVDIASVGAGGGSIVWSDSGGMLHVGPRSAGADPGPACYGRGGVQPTITDAHVVRGTIRPKAFLGGRMALDAAASRRAFEELAATYRVEVQQMADDAVRIADANVVRAVQLISTELGEDPRDYVLVPFGGAGPLHAARIAEELGIATVVIPADAGVLSAFGLVAAEFTQYEVLTRRVRIDAQAPAAVREVFATQRTAVEQRFAALGVAAQCRYTLTLQMRFVGQAFELDVPVDPAALPGLTEAALQEAFLATHEQVYFSRGGAAGKPLEIVGFRLGASAPEMVDLPRRSLAADPGPLGSTEVYEWRTRHACAVATRGQLLARGEVPGPLLLEDETATIYVPPGWSARNDDACNLVLQRKGAT
- a CDS encoding RidA family protein, which translates into the protein MDIQRIQPGPRLSRAVIHNGVAWLAGITAPDRSQDIRGQLAQVFDRLEQHLQDAGSDRTRLLSALVVLKDPARDFAALNELWEAWIPAGQAPARATIQAGLAAPDILVEIIVTAAVAPGAAP